The Cygnus atratus isolate AKBS03 ecotype Queensland, Australia chromosome 7, CAtr_DNAZoo_HiC_assembly, whole genome shotgun sequence genome includes a window with the following:
- the TYSND1 gene encoding peroxisomal leader peptide-processing protease isoform X2 has product MSAELPCCVVSVGDGPEPCSCSGVILCRGPGLVLCHAAVFSPFLQPGPEAWSRHEALPASVLPPGLRVRVLHAAPKLDTPPALQEHEARPLALTRCEAFAQALTGVAASWCSGGEAEGEAEREAAAVLPWFAWLRVPGLDAPGGGWTPWSSAGDLRKGAALLACGSPFGALCPDLFLNTLSGGVLSNAAGEGNALLLTDARCLPGTQGGAVLVGPAPSRPRVVAVIAATSCGAGGPGLALLCSLHAVLQSSRSLLRQLGEAPAPPAPPAAVPGAAPLGCVALVESGGAWGSGTLLAPRLLLTCRHVLQAGATTRVTLRPHGSRATVLQARLVFATAEASPFDVAVLQLQERAPGFQPPRLASAFQPGEAVLALGFGALGRACGPPVMLQSTCAVHAGSSGGPLLAASDGRLLGIVASNARDNAAGATYPHLNFCVPVTLLQPPLARYLRTGDPAAFAPLDAGDEGARAAWRLQQRPPSKL; this is encoded by the exons atgtcgGCGGAGCTGCCTTGCTGCGTGGTCAGCGTCGGCGACGGCCCcgagccctgcagctgcagcgggGTCATCCTGTGCCGCGGCCCcgggctggtgctgtgccacGCCGCCGTCTTCTCGCCCTTCCTGCAGCCCGGCCCGGAGGCCTGGTCCCGCCACGAGGCCCTGCCGGCCTCCGTCCTGCCGCCTGGCCTCCGCGTCCGCGTCCTGCACGCCGCTCCCAAGCTTGACACCCCGCCTGCCCTGCAGGAGCACGAGGCCCGGCCTCTCGCATTAACACGCTGCGAGGCCTTCGCCCAGGCACTCACAGGGGTGGCGGCGAGCTGGTGCAGCGGCGGGGAGGCCGAGGGGGAGGCCGAGAGGGAGGCTGCCGCCGTCTTGCCCTGGTTCGCTTGGCTGCGGGTGCCCGGCCTCGACGCGCCGGGCGGAGGCTGGACGCCCTGGTCCTCCGCCGGCGACCTCCGCAAGGGCGCGGCGCTGCTGGCCTGCGGCTCGCCCTTCGGCGCCCTCTGCCCCGACCTCTTCCTCAACACCCTGAGCGGCGGCGTGCTGAGCAACGCGGCCGGCGAGGGCAACGCGCTGCTGCTGACGGACGCCCGCTGCCTGCCCGGCACCCAGGGCGGCGCCGTCCTCGTCGGCCCCGcgccctcccggccccgcgTGGTGGCCGTCATCGCCGCCACCTCCTGCGGCGCCGGCGGGCCGGGGCTGGCGCTGCTCTGCTCGCTGCACGCCGTCCTGCAGAGCAGCCGCAGCCTCCTGCGGCAGCTCGGGGaggcccccgccccgccggccccgccggcggCGGTGCCCGGAGCCGCGCCGCTGGGCTGCGTGGCGCTGGTGGAGAGCGGCGGCGCCTGGGGCTCGGGCACGCTGCTGGCCCCGCGCCTGCTGCTCACCTGCCGGCACGTGCTGCAAGCCGGCGCCACGACGCGCGTCACCCTGCGGCCCCACGGCAGCCG GGCCACCGTCCTGCAGGCTCGCCTGGTGTTCGCCACGGCCGAGGCGTCCCCCTTCGACGTGGccgtgctgcagctgcaggagcgcGCCCCTGGCTTCCAGCCCCCCCGCCTGGCCTCTGCCTTCCAGCCCG GGGAGGCGGTGCTGGCGCTGGGTTTCGGGGCGCTGGGCCGGGCGTGCGGCCCC CCGGTcatgctgcagagcacctgCGCCGTGCACGCCGGCTCCAGCGGCGGCCCCCTCCTCGCCGCCAGCGACGGCCGCCTGCTGG GGATCGTGGCCAGCAACGCGCGGGACAACGCGGCGGGGGCCACCTACCCCCACCTCAACTTCTGCGTCCCCGTcacgctgctgcagccccccctcGCCCGATACCTCCGCACCGGGGACCCCGCTGCCTTCGCCCCACTCGATGCAGGGGACGAGGGGGCACGGGCAgcctggaggctgcagcagcggcCCCCCAGCAAGCTGTGa
- the TYSND1 gene encoding peroxisomal leader peptide-processing protease isoform X3, producing the protein MSAELPCCVVSVGDGPEPCSCSGVILCRGPGLVLCHAAVFSPFLQPGPEAWSRHEALPASVLPPGLRVRVLHAAPKLDTPPALQEHEARPLALTRCEAFAQALTGVAASWCSGGEAEGEAEREAAAVLPWFAWLRVPGLDAPGGGWTPWSSAGDLRKGAALLACGSPFGALCPDLFLNTLSGGVLSNAAGEGNALLLTDARCLPGTQGGAVLVGPAPSRPRVVAVIAATSCGAGGPGLALLCSLHAVLQSSRSLLRQLGEAPAPPAPPAAVPGAAPLGCVALVESGGAWGSGTLLAPRLLLTCRHVLQAGATTRVTLRPHGSRATVLQARLVFATAEASPFDVAVLQLQERAPGFQPPRLASAFQPGIVASNARDNAAGATYPHLNFCVPVTLLQPPLARYLRTGDPAAFAPLDAGDEGARAAWRLQQRPPSKL; encoded by the exons atgtcgGCGGAGCTGCCTTGCTGCGTGGTCAGCGTCGGCGACGGCCCcgagccctgcagctgcagcgggGTCATCCTGTGCCGCGGCCCcgggctggtgctgtgccacGCCGCCGTCTTCTCGCCCTTCCTGCAGCCCGGCCCGGAGGCCTGGTCCCGCCACGAGGCCCTGCCGGCCTCCGTCCTGCCGCCTGGCCTCCGCGTCCGCGTCCTGCACGCCGCTCCCAAGCTTGACACCCCGCCTGCCCTGCAGGAGCACGAGGCCCGGCCTCTCGCATTAACACGCTGCGAGGCCTTCGCCCAGGCACTCACAGGGGTGGCGGCGAGCTGGTGCAGCGGCGGGGAGGCCGAGGGGGAGGCCGAGAGGGAGGCTGCCGCCGTCTTGCCCTGGTTCGCTTGGCTGCGGGTGCCCGGCCTCGACGCGCCGGGCGGAGGCTGGACGCCCTGGTCCTCCGCCGGCGACCTCCGCAAGGGCGCGGCGCTGCTGGCCTGCGGCTCGCCCTTCGGCGCCCTCTGCCCCGACCTCTTCCTCAACACCCTGAGCGGCGGCGTGCTGAGCAACGCGGCCGGCGAGGGCAACGCGCTGCTGCTGACGGACGCCCGCTGCCTGCCCGGCACCCAGGGCGGCGCCGTCCTCGTCGGCCCCGcgccctcccggccccgcgTGGTGGCCGTCATCGCCGCCACCTCCTGCGGCGCCGGCGGGCCGGGGCTGGCGCTGCTCTGCTCGCTGCACGCCGTCCTGCAGAGCAGCCGCAGCCTCCTGCGGCAGCTCGGGGaggcccccgccccgccggccccgccggcggCGGTGCCCGGAGCCGCGCCGCTGGGCTGCGTGGCGCTGGTGGAGAGCGGCGGCGCCTGGGGCTCGGGCACGCTGCTGGCCCCGCGCCTGCTGCTCACCTGCCGGCACGTGCTGCAAGCCGGCGCCACGACGCGCGTCACCCTGCGGCCCCACGGCAGCCG GGCCACCGTCCTGCAGGCTCGCCTGGTGTTCGCCACGGCCGAGGCGTCCCCCTTCGACGTGGccgtgctgcagctgcaggagcgcGCCCCTGGCTTCCAGCCCCCCCGCCTGGCCTCTGCCTTCCAGCCCG GGATCGTGGCCAGCAACGCGCGGGACAACGCGGCGGGGGCCACCTACCCCCACCTCAACTTCTGCGTCCCCGTcacgctgctgcagccccccctcGCCCGATACCTCCGCACCGGGGACCCCGCTGCCTTCGCCCCACTCGATGCAGGGGACGAGGGGGCACGGGCAgcctggaggctgcagcagcggcCCCCCAGCAAGCTGTGa
- the ASCC1 gene encoding activating signal cointegrator 1 complex subunit 1 isoform X3 — MRTPPSGPLPGFRSERLGACRWQRSSAMDILRPALIRIGGRVYRKNLVHEQVHQQEEEDEDFYAGPGDCADEPCDAFVVEETEKGFQCRVEVPSPLYKYVIGKKGETKKRLETETRTSISIPKPGVEGEIVITGQQRSGVISARTRIDVLLDSFRKKQPFTHFLSFALNQPAVQEKFLQFKEEVLEKCAKDHGVSSSLFQNPAKLHLTLGTLVLLNEQEIRKACDLLQRCKEDFVDKITGGRPLAVEVAGVEYMNDDPAMTDVLYAKVHMKDGSDRLQVIADQLVERFVASGLMLKEWDRVKLHATVMNTLFRKDPGAEERNYTTAGKSSFKERESFNGRNILKLFEHFYFGEVQLDAVRLSQRFSTDTSGYYATSGQLNFC, encoded by the exons ATGCGCACACCCCCTTCAGGGCCCCTCCCCGGCTTCCGTAGCGAGCGGCTTGGCG CGTGCCGCTGGCAGAGGAGCAGCGCGATGGACATCCTGAGGCCCGCCCTGATAAGGATCGGCGGGCGAGTCTACAGGAAGAATCTCGTTCACGAGCAAGTCcaccagcaggaggaggaggacgaagACTTCTACGCAG GGCCCGGCGACTGTGCAGATGAACCGTGCGATGCCTTTGTGGTGGAAGAGACTGAGAAAGGTTTCCAGTGCAGAGTGGAGGTCCCCAGCCCGTTATACAA GTACGTAATcgggaagaaaggagaaaccaAGAAGAGACTAGAAACAGAGACTCGAACCTCAATCAGCATTCCCAAGCCGGGAGTCGAAGGGGAAATCG TGATTACGGGGCAGCAGCGCAGCGGCGTCATCTCGGCCCGGACGCGCATCGACGTTCTTCTGGACAGCTTCCGCAAGAAGCAGCCCTTCACGCACTTCCTCTCCTTCGCTCTCAACCAGCCCGCGGTCCAGGAGAAGTTCCTGCAGTTCAAGGAGGAAGTGCTGGAGAAATGCGCAAAG GATCACGGGGTGagcagcagcctgttccagAACCCTGCCAAGCTTCACCTGACTCTGGGGACGCTGGTGCTGCTGAACGAACAGGAGATCCGGAAGGCCTGTGACCTGCTGCAGCGCTGCAAGGAGGACTTTGTGGA CAAGATCACCGGAGGCAGACCCCTGGCAGTGGAGGTGGCCGGGGTGGAGTACATGAACGATGACCCTGCCATGACAGATGTCCTCTACGCAAAGGTCCACATGAAGGACGGCTCGGACAG GTTGCAGGTGATCGCTGATCAACTGGTGGAGCGGTTTGTGGCCTCCGGCCTGATGCTTAAAGAGTGGGATAGGGTGAAACTGCACGCCACGGTCATGAACACGCTCTTCAGGAAAGATCCAGGTG CTGAAGAGCGCAACTACACCACGGCTGGTAAATCATCCTTCAAGGAACGGGAGTCGTTTAATGGCCGAAATATCCTCAAG cTCTTCGAGCACTTTTACTTCGGCGAGGTGCAGCTGGACGCGGTTCGGCTCTCCCAGAGGTTCTCCACGGACACCTCCGGCTACTACGCGACGTCGGGGCAGCTGAACTTCTGCTGA
- the ASCC1 gene encoding activating signal cointegrator 1 complex subunit 1 isoform X4, with protein MRTPPSGPLPGFRSERLGACRWQRSSAMDILRPALIRIGGRVYRKNLVHEQVHQQEEEDEDFYAGPGDCADEPCDAFVVEETEKGFQCRVEVPSPLYKYVIGKKGETKKRLETETRTSISIPKPGVEGEIVITGQQRSGVISARTRIDVLLDSFRKKQPFTHFLSFALNQPAVQEKFLQFKEEVLEKCAKDHGVSSSLFQNPAKLHLTLGTLVLLNEQEIRKACDLLQRCKEDFVDKITGGRPLAVEVAGVEYMNDDPAMTDVLYAKVHMKDGSDRLQVIADQLVERFVASGLMLKEWDRVKLHATVMNTLFRKDPGAEERNYTTAGKSSFKERESFNGRNILKFAECLSP; from the exons ATGCGCACACCCCCTTCAGGGCCCCTCCCCGGCTTCCGTAGCGAGCGGCTTGGCG CGTGCCGCTGGCAGAGGAGCAGCGCGATGGACATCCTGAGGCCCGCCCTGATAAGGATCGGCGGGCGAGTCTACAGGAAGAATCTCGTTCACGAGCAAGTCcaccagcaggaggaggaggacgaagACTTCTACGCAG GGCCCGGCGACTGTGCAGATGAACCGTGCGATGCCTTTGTGGTGGAAGAGACTGAGAAAGGTTTCCAGTGCAGAGTGGAGGTCCCCAGCCCGTTATACAA GTACGTAATcgggaagaaaggagaaaccaAGAAGAGACTAGAAACAGAGACTCGAACCTCAATCAGCATTCCCAAGCCGGGAGTCGAAGGGGAAATCG TGATTACGGGGCAGCAGCGCAGCGGCGTCATCTCGGCCCGGACGCGCATCGACGTTCTTCTGGACAGCTTCCGCAAGAAGCAGCCCTTCACGCACTTCCTCTCCTTCGCTCTCAACCAGCCCGCGGTCCAGGAGAAGTTCCTGCAGTTCAAGGAGGAAGTGCTGGAGAAATGCGCAAAG GATCACGGGGTGagcagcagcctgttccagAACCCTGCCAAGCTTCACCTGACTCTGGGGACGCTGGTGCTGCTGAACGAACAGGAGATCCGGAAGGCCTGTGACCTGCTGCAGCGCTGCAAGGAGGACTTTGTGGA CAAGATCACCGGAGGCAGACCCCTGGCAGTGGAGGTGGCCGGGGTGGAGTACATGAACGATGACCCTGCCATGACAGATGTCCTCTACGCAAAGGTCCACATGAAGGACGGCTCGGACAG GTTGCAGGTGATCGCTGATCAACTGGTGGAGCGGTTTGTGGCCTCCGGCCTGATGCTTAAAGAGTGGGATAGGGTGAAACTGCACGCCACGGTCATGAACACGCTCTTCAGGAAAGATCCAGGTG CTGAAGAGCGCAACTACACCACGGCTGGTAAATCATCCTTCAAGGAACGGGAGTCGTTTAATGGCCGAAATATCCTCAAG TTTGCAGAATGCCTTTCACCATAG
- the ASCC1 gene encoding activating signal cointegrator 1 complex subunit 1 isoform X2 — MRTPPSGPLPGFRSERLGACRWQRSSAMDILRPALIRIGGRVYRKNLVHEQVHQQEEEDEDFYAGPGDCADEPCDAFVVEETEKGFQCRVEVPSPLYKYVIGKKGETKKRLETETRTSISIPKPGVEGEIVITGQQRSGVISARTRIDVLLDSFRKKQPFTHFLSFALNQPAVQEKFLQFKEEVLEKCAKDHGVSSSLFQNPAKLHLTLGTLVLLNEQEIRKACDLLQRCKEDFVDKITGGRPLAVEVAGVEYMNDDPAMTDVLYAKVHMKDGSDRLQVIADQLVERFVASGLMLKEWDRVKLHATVMNTLFRKDPGAEERNYTTAGKSSFKERESFNGRNILKGGQLLDSSEHPSHVPNSCSAREQSKTSPGEQREGAAPSP, encoded by the exons ATGCGCACACCCCCTTCAGGGCCCCTCCCCGGCTTCCGTAGCGAGCGGCTTGGCG CGTGCCGCTGGCAGAGGAGCAGCGCGATGGACATCCTGAGGCCCGCCCTGATAAGGATCGGCGGGCGAGTCTACAGGAAGAATCTCGTTCACGAGCAAGTCcaccagcaggaggaggaggacgaagACTTCTACGCAG GGCCCGGCGACTGTGCAGATGAACCGTGCGATGCCTTTGTGGTGGAAGAGACTGAGAAAGGTTTCCAGTGCAGAGTGGAGGTCCCCAGCCCGTTATACAA GTACGTAATcgggaagaaaggagaaaccaAGAAGAGACTAGAAACAGAGACTCGAACCTCAATCAGCATTCCCAAGCCGGGAGTCGAAGGGGAAATCG TGATTACGGGGCAGCAGCGCAGCGGCGTCATCTCGGCCCGGACGCGCATCGACGTTCTTCTGGACAGCTTCCGCAAGAAGCAGCCCTTCACGCACTTCCTCTCCTTCGCTCTCAACCAGCCCGCGGTCCAGGAGAAGTTCCTGCAGTTCAAGGAGGAAGTGCTGGAGAAATGCGCAAAG GATCACGGGGTGagcagcagcctgttccagAACCCTGCCAAGCTTCACCTGACTCTGGGGACGCTGGTGCTGCTGAACGAACAGGAGATCCGGAAGGCCTGTGACCTGCTGCAGCGCTGCAAGGAGGACTTTGTGGA CAAGATCACCGGAGGCAGACCCCTGGCAGTGGAGGTGGCCGGGGTGGAGTACATGAACGATGACCCTGCCATGACAGATGTCCTCTACGCAAAGGTCCACATGAAGGACGGCTCGGACAG GTTGCAGGTGATCGCTGATCAACTGGTGGAGCGGTTTGTGGCCTCCGGCCTGATGCTTAAAGAGTGGGATAGGGTGAAACTGCACGCCACGGTCATGAACACGCTCTTCAGGAAAGATCCAGGTG CTGAAGAGCGCAACTACACCACGGCTGGTAAATCATCCTTCAAGGAACGGGAGTCGTTTAATGGCCGAAATATCCTCAAG GGTGGCCAGCTGCTGGACTCCTCTGAGCATCCCAGTCACGTCCCAAACTCTTGCTCCGCTCGGGAGCAAAGCAAAACATCCCCTGGCGAGCAGAGAGAGGGGGCAGCTCCTTCCCCGTGA
- the TYSND1 gene encoding peroxisomal leader peptide-processing protease isoform X1, translated as MSAELPCCVVSVGDGPEPCSCSGVILCRGPGLVLCHAAVFSPFLQPGPEAWSRHEALPASVLPPGLRVRVLHAAPKLDTPPALQEHEARPLALTRCEAFAQALTGVAASWCSGGEAEGEAEREAAAVLPWFAWLRVPGLDAPGGGWTPWSSAGDLRKGAALLACGSPFGALCPDLFLNTLSGGVLSNAAGEGNALLLTDARCLPGTQGGAVLVGPAPSRPRVVAVIAATSCGAGGPGLALLCSLHAVLQSSRSLLRQLGEAPAPPAPPAAVPGAAPLGCVALVESGGAWGSGTLLAPRLLLTCRHVLQAGATTRVTLRPHGSRATVLQARLVFATAEASPFDVAVLQLQERAPGFQPPRLASAFQPGEAVLALGFGALGRACGPSVTGGVLSAVVGAPPVMLQSTCAVHAGSSGGPLLAASDGRLLGIVASNARDNAAGATYPHLNFCVPVTLLQPPLARYLRTGDPAAFAPLDAGDEGARAAWRLQQRPPSKL; from the exons atgtcgGCGGAGCTGCCTTGCTGCGTGGTCAGCGTCGGCGACGGCCCcgagccctgcagctgcagcgggGTCATCCTGTGCCGCGGCCCcgggctggtgctgtgccacGCCGCCGTCTTCTCGCCCTTCCTGCAGCCCGGCCCGGAGGCCTGGTCCCGCCACGAGGCCCTGCCGGCCTCCGTCCTGCCGCCTGGCCTCCGCGTCCGCGTCCTGCACGCCGCTCCCAAGCTTGACACCCCGCCTGCCCTGCAGGAGCACGAGGCCCGGCCTCTCGCATTAACACGCTGCGAGGCCTTCGCCCAGGCACTCACAGGGGTGGCGGCGAGCTGGTGCAGCGGCGGGGAGGCCGAGGGGGAGGCCGAGAGGGAGGCTGCCGCCGTCTTGCCCTGGTTCGCTTGGCTGCGGGTGCCCGGCCTCGACGCGCCGGGCGGAGGCTGGACGCCCTGGTCCTCCGCCGGCGACCTCCGCAAGGGCGCGGCGCTGCTGGCCTGCGGCTCGCCCTTCGGCGCCCTCTGCCCCGACCTCTTCCTCAACACCCTGAGCGGCGGCGTGCTGAGCAACGCGGCCGGCGAGGGCAACGCGCTGCTGCTGACGGACGCCCGCTGCCTGCCCGGCACCCAGGGCGGCGCCGTCCTCGTCGGCCCCGcgccctcccggccccgcgTGGTGGCCGTCATCGCCGCCACCTCCTGCGGCGCCGGCGGGCCGGGGCTGGCGCTGCTCTGCTCGCTGCACGCCGTCCTGCAGAGCAGCCGCAGCCTCCTGCGGCAGCTCGGGGaggcccccgccccgccggccccgccggcggCGGTGCCCGGAGCCGCGCCGCTGGGCTGCGTGGCGCTGGTGGAGAGCGGCGGCGCCTGGGGCTCGGGCACGCTGCTGGCCCCGCGCCTGCTGCTCACCTGCCGGCACGTGCTGCAAGCCGGCGCCACGACGCGCGTCACCCTGCGGCCCCACGGCAGCCG GGCCACCGTCCTGCAGGCTCGCCTGGTGTTCGCCACGGCCGAGGCGTCCCCCTTCGACGTGGccgtgctgcagctgcaggagcgcGCCCCTGGCTTCCAGCCCCCCCGCCTGGCCTCTGCCTTCCAGCCCG GGGAGGCGGTGCTGGCGCTGGGTTTCGGGGCGCTGGGCCGGGCGTGCGGCCCCTCGGTGACCGGGGGGGTGCTGTCGGCCGTGGTGGGGGCCCCCCCGGTcatgctgcagagcacctgCGCCGTGCACGCCGGCTCCAGCGGCGGCCCCCTCCTCGCCGCCAGCGACGGCCGCCTGCTGG GGATCGTGGCCAGCAACGCGCGGGACAACGCGGCGGGGGCCACCTACCCCCACCTCAACTTCTGCGTCCCCGTcacgctgctgcagccccccctcGCCCGATACCTCCGCACCGGGGACCCCGCTGCCTTCGCCCCACTCGATGCAGGGGACGAGGGGGCACGGGCAgcctggaggctgcagcagcggcCCCCCAGCAAGCTGTGa
- the ASCC1 gene encoding activating signal cointegrator 1 complex subunit 1 isoform X1, translating to MRTPPSGPLPGFRSERLGACRWQRSSAMDILRPALIRIGGRVYRKNLVHEQVHQQEEEDEDFYAGPGDCADEPCDAFVVEETEKGFQCRVEVPSPLYKYVIGKKGETKKRLETETRTSISIPKPGVEGEIVITGQQRSGVISARTRIDVLLDSFRKKQPFTHFLSFALNQPAVQEKFLQFKEEVLEKCAKDHGVSSSLFQNPAKLHLTLGTLVLLNEQEIRKACDLLQRCKEDFVDKITGGRPLAVEVAGVEYMNDDPAMTDVLYAKVHMKDGSDRLQVIADQLVERFVASGLMLKEWDRVKLHATVMNTLFRKDPGAEERNYTTAGKSSFKERESFNGRNILKRGGERTQSPELKQRFCSTPGASLRCAPRRRPWRGKDEQKACTWPQTALPGGRQAWKVNRQ from the exons ATGCGCACACCCCCTTCAGGGCCCCTCCCCGGCTTCCGTAGCGAGCGGCTTGGCG CGTGCCGCTGGCAGAGGAGCAGCGCGATGGACATCCTGAGGCCCGCCCTGATAAGGATCGGCGGGCGAGTCTACAGGAAGAATCTCGTTCACGAGCAAGTCcaccagcaggaggaggaggacgaagACTTCTACGCAG GGCCCGGCGACTGTGCAGATGAACCGTGCGATGCCTTTGTGGTGGAAGAGACTGAGAAAGGTTTCCAGTGCAGAGTGGAGGTCCCCAGCCCGTTATACAA GTACGTAATcgggaagaaaggagaaaccaAGAAGAGACTAGAAACAGAGACTCGAACCTCAATCAGCATTCCCAAGCCGGGAGTCGAAGGGGAAATCG TGATTACGGGGCAGCAGCGCAGCGGCGTCATCTCGGCCCGGACGCGCATCGACGTTCTTCTGGACAGCTTCCGCAAGAAGCAGCCCTTCACGCACTTCCTCTCCTTCGCTCTCAACCAGCCCGCGGTCCAGGAGAAGTTCCTGCAGTTCAAGGAGGAAGTGCTGGAGAAATGCGCAAAG GATCACGGGGTGagcagcagcctgttccagAACCCTGCCAAGCTTCACCTGACTCTGGGGACGCTGGTGCTGCTGAACGAACAGGAGATCCGGAAGGCCTGTGACCTGCTGCAGCGCTGCAAGGAGGACTTTGTGGA CAAGATCACCGGAGGCAGACCCCTGGCAGTGGAGGTGGCCGGGGTGGAGTACATGAACGATGACCCTGCCATGACAGATGTCCTCTACGCAAAGGTCCACATGAAGGACGGCTCGGACAG GTTGCAGGTGATCGCTGATCAACTGGTGGAGCGGTTTGTGGCCTCCGGCCTGATGCTTAAAGAGTGGGATAGGGTGAAACTGCACGCCACGGTCATGAACACGCTCTTCAGGAAAGATCCAGGTG CTGAAGAGCGCAACTACACCACGGCTGGTAAATCATCCTTCAAGGAACGGGAGTCGTTTAATGGCCGAAATATCCTCAAG CGAGGAGGGGAAAGGACCCAAAGCCCTGAGCTGAAGCAAAGGTTCTGCAGCACGCCAGGAGCATCGCTACGCTGTGCCCCGAGGAGGAGACCCTGGAGGGGGAAAGATGAACAAAAGGCCTGCACCTGGCCCCAGACAGCTTTGCCTGGAGGAAGGCAGGCCTGGAAGGTGAATCGCCAATGA
- the SPOCK2 gene encoding testican-2, whose amino-acid sequence MRGCGALRGLLALLLLLLPGTAAATGTATATGTSTGTGTGTGSGPAGNFLEDEQWLSSIAQYGGRIRHWNRFRDDDYIRSWEDGQPTDEALDTTKDPCQKVKCSRHKVCVAQGYQRAMCISRKKLEHRIKQRGGCKPCHAAPLAPVCGSDGHTYSSACKLEQQACLAGKQLTARCEGQCPCPAPADSKPEPCTGQDLADLGERLRDWFQLLRENAKHNGSGGPPGTALAAGCKEAVGWMFGRLDTSGDRFLEQPELAAINLDKYEACVRAFFNSCDASRDGRVSAAEWCFCFWREKPPCLRELEKLQMQEAAQKPPGAFIPSCDEDGYYRRAQCAPGGGECWCVDQQHGTELSGTRARGRPDCEDAAGFSGDFGSSVGWEDEEEKEPEEAGEEAEEEEAEAGEGDDGGYIW is encoded by the exons ATGCGGGGCTGCGGCGCGCTGCGGGggctgctggcgctgctgctgctgctgctgcccggcaccgccgccgccaccggcaccgccaccgccaccgGCACCTccacgggcacgggcacgggcacgggcagCGGGCCGGCCGGGAACTTCCTGGAGGACGAGCAGTGGCTGTCCTCCATCGCGCAGTACGGCGGCCGCATCCGGCACTGGAACCGCTTCCGAGAC GATGACTAcatcaggagctgggaggaCGGACAGCCCACGGATGAAG CGCTGGACACCACCAAGGACCCCTGCCAGAAGGTGAAATGCAGCCGGCACAAGGTGTGCGTGGCGCAGGGCTACCAGCGCGCCATGTGCATCAGCCGCAAGAAGCTGGAGCACAG GATCAAGCAGCGCGGGGGCTGCAAGCCCTGCCACGCCGCCCCGCTGGCGCCCGTCTGCGGCTCCGACGGACACACGTACAGCTCGGCG TgcaagctggagcagcaggcGTGTCTGGCCGGCAAGCAGCTGACGGCACGGTGCGAGGGGCAGtgcccctgcccggcccccgcTGACAGCAAGCCGG AGCCGTGCACGGGGCAGGACCTGGCCGACCTGGGCGAGCGGCTGCGCGACTGGTTCCAGCTGCTGCGGGAGAACGCCAAGCACAACGGCTCCGGCGGGCCCCCCGGCACCG CGCTGGCGGCCGGCTGCAAGGAGGCGGTGGGGTGGATGTTCGGGCGGCTGGACACCAGCGGGGACCGGTTCCTGGAGCAGCCCGAGCTGGCGGCCATCAACCTGGACAAGTACGAGGCGTGCGTGCGCGCCTTCTTCAACTCCTGCGACGCCTCCAGGGACGGCCGCGTCTCCGCCGCCGAGTGGTGCTTCTGCTTCTGGAGGGAAA agccgCCGTGCCTGCgggagctggagaagctgcagatgcAAGAAGCCGCCCAAAAGCCGCCGG GCGCCTTCATCCCCAGCTGCGACGAGGACGGGTACTACCGGCGGGCGCAGTGCgcgccgggcggcggggagTGCTGGTGCGTGGACCAGCAGCACGGCACCGAGCTGAGCGGCACCCgcgcccgcggccgccccgaCTGCG AGGACGCCGCGGGCTTTTCGGGAGACTTCGGCAGCAGCGTGGGCtgggaggacgaggaggagaaggagcccGAGGAGGCCGGcgaggaggctgaggaagaggaggccgAGGCGGGCGAAGGCGACGACGGAGGCTACATCTGGTAG